One stretch of Pseudomonas sp. NC02 DNA includes these proteins:
- a CDS encoding methionine ABC transporter permease, whose protein sequence is MKTDWNDILQLLLTATGETLYMVLLAAVFTLLIGLPLGVLLFVSRRGGLFPLPRVNRVLGAVINLGRSLPFVVMLIALIPLTRLIVGTTLGSTAAVVPITIGAFPFFARIVENALDEVDKGRIEAIVAMGGDIRHVIFKVLLPEALPALLAGLTLTLVMLIGFSSMAGVIGGGGLGDLAIRYGYQRFNNQIMVVTVIVLVVLVQGVQSLGDRCVRSLAHRR, encoded by the coding sequence ATGAAAACGGACTGGAACGACATCCTGCAACTGCTGCTCACGGCCACTGGCGAAACCCTGTACATGGTGCTGCTGGCGGCGGTCTTTACCTTGCTGATCGGCCTGCCCCTGGGGGTGCTGCTGTTTGTCAGTCGCCGCGGCGGGCTGTTCCCCTTGCCACGGGTGAACCGTGTGCTGGGTGCGGTGATCAACCTGGGCCGCTCATTGCCCTTTGTGGTGATGCTGATTGCCTTGATTCCACTGACCCGGCTGATCGTCGGCACCACCCTGGGCAGCACCGCCGCCGTGGTGCCGATCACCATTGGCGCCTTTCCGTTCTTTGCGCGGATTGTCGAGAACGCGCTGGACGAAGTGGACAAGGGGCGTATCGAAGCCATCGTTGCCATGGGCGGGGATATTCGGCACGTGATCTTCAAGGTGCTGCTGCCGGAGGCGCTGCCTGCGTTGCTTGCGGGGTTGACCCTGACCCTGGTGATGCTGATCGGCTTTTCGTCCATGGCCGGGGTGATTGGCGGTGGCGGCCTGGGGGACCTGGCGATTCGTTATGGGTACCAGCGTTTCAATAACCAGATCATGGTGGTGACGGTGATTGTGTTGGTGGTGCTGGTCCAGGGCGTGCAAAGCCTGGGGGATCGTTGCGTGAGGTCGCTGGCGCATCGTCGATAA
- a CDS encoding LLM class flavin-dependent oxidoreductase, with amino-acid sequence MNTEVRPPIQLDWFLPTNGDGRHLTSSGLPKVGLFQQGERAPTLDYLRQIVRATEQAGFDGIMVPTASGFEDPWLITAVLAQEVRRLKFLLTLRPGMELPAYTAHRAATLQLLSENRLALHVVTGSSRFEQRSLGDFLEHDERYARTAEFLQVFQAVWAGKQAAHPGRYYRSGINTPVAPGAEVPAIYFGGASEAAEQVGAAHGQTYLMWCEPPAMIAERVLRMRELAAMQGRTLRFGLRLHIFADRTDEAAWAHVERLLEEIPKDAIDQAQRQMAKYESVGQSRQTELMKGRGRGARELEVSANLWAGVGLVRGGAGTALVGSYERVAERIEEYHQLGVDSFILSGFPHLEESIHVGAEVLPLLRRIGASGRDVEVGRG; translated from the coding sequence ATGAACACTGAGGTTCGCCCCCCGATCCAGCTCGACTGGTTCCTGCCCACCAATGGCGACGGTCGCCACCTCACCAGCAGCGGCCTGCCCAAGGTCGGGCTGTTCCAGCAAGGCGAACGTGCCCCCACCCTCGATTACCTGCGCCAGATCGTGCGGGCTACCGAACAGGCCGGGTTCGACGGAATCATGGTGCCCACCGCCAGCGGTTTCGAGGATCCGTGGCTGATTACCGCGGTGCTGGCCCAGGAGGTGCGACGGCTTAAATTCCTCCTGACGTTGCGACCAGGCATGGAGCTGCCGGCCTATACCGCCCACCGCGCGGCGACCTTGCAATTGCTCAGCGAGAATCGCCTGGCGTTGCATGTGGTGACAGGGTCCAGCCGTTTTGAGCAGCGTTCGTTGGGGGACTTTCTCGAACACGATGAGCGTTATGCGCGTACTGCGGAGTTTTTGCAGGTGTTCCAGGCGGTGTGGGCTGGCAAGCAGGCGGCGCATCCGGGGCGCTACTACCGCAGTGGGATCAACACGCCGGTGGCGCCTGGGGCCGAGGTGCCGGCGATCTATTTTGGGGGTGCCTCCGAGGCTGCCGAGCAGGTGGGGGCTGCCCATGGGCAGACGTACCTGATGTGGTGTGAGCCGCCGGCGATGATTGCCGAGCGGGTGCTGCGGATGCGTGAGTTGGCCGCGATGCAGGGGCGGACGTTGCGCTTTGGGTTGCGCTTGCACATCTTTGCCGATCGCACTGACGAGGCGGCCTGGGCGCATGTGGAGCGGCTGTTGGAGGAGATACCCAAGGACGCCATTGACCAGGCGCAGCGGCAGATGGCCAAGTATGAATCGGTGGGGCAGAGTCGCCAGACCGAGTTGATGAAAGGCCGTGGGCGTGGGGCGCGGGAGCTGGAGGTTTCGGCCAACCTCTGGGCCGGTGTGGGCCTGGTACGGGGCGGGGCCGGGACGGCGCTGGTGGGGAGTTATGAGCGGGTGGCGGAGCGGATCGAGGAGTATCACCAGCTTGGGGTGGACAGCTTTATTCTCTCGGGGTTTCCGCATCTGGAAGAGTCGATTCATGTGGGGGCGGAGGTGTTGCCTTTGTTACGCAGGATTGGGGCTTCGGGGAGGGATGTAGAGGTGGGTCGGGGTTGA
- a CDS encoding response regulator, translating into MDHVDHILIVDDDREIRELVGNYLKKNGLRTTVVADGRQMRSFLDTTPVDLIVLDIMMPGDDGLQLCRELRVGKHKATPILMLTARNDETDRIIGLEMGADDYLVKPFAARELLARINAVLRRTRMLPPNLVVTESGRLIRFGRWRLDTTARHLLDEDNTLVALSGAEYRLLRVFLDHPQRVLNRDQLLNLTQGRDADLFDRSIDLLVSRLRQRLLDDAREPAYIKTVRSEGYVFSLAVEILGDPA; encoded by the coding sequence ATGGATCACGTCGATCACATTCTGATTGTCGATGACGATCGGGAGATCCGCGAACTGGTGGGCAACTACCTGAAAAAGAACGGCCTGCGCACCACCGTGGTGGCTGACGGCCGGCAGATGCGCAGCTTCCTCGACACCACGCCCGTGGACCTGATCGTGCTGGACATCATGATGCCCGGCGACGACGGCTTGCAGCTGTGCCGCGAACTGCGGGTGGGCAAGCACAAGGCCACGCCGATCCTGATGCTCACCGCGCGCAACGATGAAACCGACCGCATCATCGGCCTGGAAATGGGCGCCGACGATTACCTGGTCAAGCCCTTCGCCGCCCGTGAACTGCTGGCCCGCATCAACGCCGTGCTGCGGCGCACACGGATGCTGCCGCCAAACCTGGTGGTGACCGAAAGCGGCCGGCTGATCCGCTTTGGCCGCTGGCGCCTGGACACCACCGCCCGCCATCTGCTGGACGAAGACAACACCCTGGTGGCCTTGAGCGGTGCCGAATACCGTTTGCTGCGCGTCTTCCTCGACCATCCGCAACGGGTGCTCAACCGTGACCAGTTGCTGAACCTGACACAGGGCCGGGACGCGGACCTGTTCGACCGCTCCATCGACCTGCTGGTCAGCCGCCTGCGCCAGCGCCTTTTGGACGACGCCCGCGAACCGGCCTACATCAAGACCGTGCGCAGCGAAGGCTATGTGTTCTCCCTGGCCGTGGAAATCCTTGGGGACCCGGCATGA
- a CDS encoding LLM class flavin-dependent oxidoreductase yields MPLEFSWLMPLCTPDWAARPGQWIQLAQAVEYAGIDGLWIPGGALCADSLGVAAALCAHTRRVQLSVSVPPEVMLPAALATTLQSLQSISSHRVRLHLPDGEQGSLRSAFGEWLNRDQRSERIGEYLEILQQLLAPNDGGLDYQGRYFQLENAGVARRELPAPPLVLDDSQSHALVAGHAQVCLLRPGHPQWLDQEIQRWRQLQPGLAFACTFGLVIGDSEDLAWETAAALLPTQDLPNHRIATVPRDRHPLRQWEIHPNLLQLHPGQPLILVGTPRQIATRLQELHGLGLGHIILQGGPAVGEVLRFGEQILPLLFQHGLRKEHLHHEH; encoded by the coding sequence ATGCCCCTTGAATTCAGTTGGTTGATGCCCCTCTGTACCCCCGACTGGGCGGCGCGGCCGGGGCAGTGGATCCAGCTGGCCCAGGCGGTGGAATACGCCGGCATCGACGGCCTGTGGATCCCCGGCGGCGCGCTGTGTGCCGACAGCCTCGGGGTGGCGGCGGCGTTGTGCGCCCACACCCGACGGGTGCAATTGTCGGTGAGCGTACCGCCGGAAGTCATGCTGCCGGCGGCCCTGGCCACCACCCTGCAAAGCCTGCAATCGATCAGCAGCCACCGGGTGCGCCTGCACTTGCCCGACGGCGAACAAGGCAGCCTGCGCAGTGCGTTTGGCGAATGGCTGAACCGCGACCAGCGCAGCGAACGCATCGGCGAATACCTGGAGATTCTCCAACAACTGCTGGCACCGAATGACGGCGGCCTGGATTATCAAGGCCGCTATTTCCAACTGGAAAACGCCGGCGTCGCCCGCCGCGAACTGCCCGCGCCGCCACTGGTGCTGGACGACAGCCAAAGCCACGCGCTGGTGGCTGGCCACGCCCAGGTCTGCTTGTTGCGGCCTGGGCATCCGCAGTGGCTGGACCAGGAAATACAACGCTGGCGCCAGCTTCAGCCGGGCCTGGCCTTTGCCTGTACCTTCGGCCTGGTCATCGGCGACAGCGAGGACCTGGCCTGGGAAACCGCCGCCGCCCTGCTGCCGACCCAGGACCTGCCCAACCACCGCATCGCCACCGTGCCCCGCGACCGTCACCCGTTGCGCCAGTGGGAGATCCACCCGAACCTGCTGCAACTGCACCCTGGCCAACCGTTGATCCTGGTGGGCACGCCCCGCCAAATCGCCACGCGCCTGCAGGAACTGCACGGCCTGGGCCTTGGCCACATCATCCTGCAAGGCGGCCCGGCGGTCGGCGAAGTGCTGCGCTTTGGTGAACAGATCCTGCCGCTGCTTTTTCAACACGGCCTGCGCAAGGAGCACCTGCACCATGAACACTGA
- a CDS encoding DUF2790 domain-containing protein, translating to MTIKAAYASCLFALLTGLSVAAHAETTASQPDIHQVLSISEESGGALCGIVNSKLTYLDSEGQRHVLDYRKFSSNCLEGS from the coding sequence ATGACTATCAAAGCTGCCTATGCCAGTTGCCTGTTTGCCTTACTCACTGGCCTGAGTGTTGCCGCCCATGCCGAAACCACCGCCAGCCAGCCGGATATCCACCAGGTGCTGTCGATCTCCGAAGAGTCCGGTGGCGCGCTGTGCGGCATCGTCAACTCGAAACTGACCTACCTCGATTCCGAGGGCCAGCGCCACGTCCTCGACTACCGCAAATTTTCCAGCAATTGCCTTGAAGGCAGCTGA
- a CDS encoding isopenicillin N synthase family oxygenase: protein MSHPLAINTLPLLDLALLDGSPAQRGQFLDDLRHAARHIGFFYLTGHGIDAGLLTQVQQQARQFFALPEADKLAVGMINSPHFRGYNRAASEITRGQPDLREQFDLGAEREPLQQGPDSPAWSRLQGPNQWPAALPELKPLLLAWQQAMTQMSLRLLRAFAQALSLPENAFDPLYGAKPNEHIKLIRYPGRHAQQSRQGVGAHKDSGFLSFLLQDQQAGLQVEVEEGRWIDASPRPDTLVVNIGELLELATNGYLRATVHRVESPPLGSERLSLAFFLGAQLDAVVPVYQLPPELLRDAHGPTSDPRNPLLRDVGWNYLKGRLRSHPDVAQRFYADATIPQALSA from the coding sequence ATGTCGCACCCGCTGGCAATCAACACCTTGCCCCTGCTGGACCTGGCGCTGCTCGACGGCAGCCCGGCCCAGCGTGGGCAGTTTCTCGATGACCTGCGCCACGCTGCGCGGCATATCGGTTTTTTCTACCTCACCGGCCACGGCATCGACGCCGGGTTGCTCACCCAGGTGCAGCAGCAGGCGCGCCAATTTTTCGCCTTGCCGGAGGCCGACAAGCTTGCTGTCGGCATGATCAACTCCCCGCACTTTCGCGGCTACAACCGCGCCGCGTCGGAGATCACCCGGGGGCAGCCGGATCTGCGTGAACAGTTCGACCTCGGCGCCGAGCGCGAGCCGCTGCAGCAAGGCCCGGATTCACCGGCCTGGTCGCGCCTGCAAGGCCCCAACCAGTGGCCTGCCGCGTTGCCTGAACTCAAGCCCTTGTTACTGGCCTGGCAGCAGGCGATGACGCAGATGTCCCTGCGCTTGTTGCGCGCCTTTGCCCAGGCCTTGTCGCTGCCGGAAAATGCTTTCGACCCGCTGTATGGCGCCAAGCCCAACGAACACATCAAGCTGATCCGCTACCCCGGCCGCCACGCCCAGCAGAGTCGCCAGGGTGTCGGTGCCCACAAGGATTCCGGCTTTCTCAGCTTCCTCCTGCAAGACCAGCAGGCCGGCCTGCAAGTGGAAGTGGAGGAGGGCCGCTGGATCGACGCTTCGCCGCGCCCCGACACCCTGGTGGTGAACATCGGCGAGTTGCTGGAACTGGCCACCAACGGCTACCTGCGTGCCACGGTGCACCGGGTCGAATCGCCGCCCCTGGGCAGCGAGCGTTTGTCCCTGGCGTTTTTCCTCGGTGCGCAACTGGACGCGGTGGTGCCGGTGTATCAGTTGCCGCCCGAGTTGCTGCGCGATGCCCACGGCCCCACCAGTGACCCGCGTAACCCGTTGCTGCGGGACGTCGGCTGGAACTACCTCAAGGGCCGCCTGCGTTCCCATCCGGATGTCGCCCAACGGTTTTACGCCGATGCCACGATTCCCCAAGCCCTGTCCGCCTGA
- a CDS encoding methionine ABC transporter ATP-binding protein, with amino-acid sequence MIVVEQVSKTYADGQPPALDNVSLQIADGSIFGIVGRSGAGKSTLLRCLNLLERPTSGRILMDGQDLTLLSDKQLRQQRQRIGMIFQGFNLLHSRNVADNVAVPLEIAGQPKAERVARVKELLELVGLSDKALAFPSQLSGGQKQRVGIARALAARPDYLLSDEATSALDPETTASILELLRSINRQLGVTIVLITHELDVVKAICDSAVSLANGRVVESGSLIQLQADPASSLGRSLAPSLPAVRAV; translated from the coding sequence ATGATCGTCGTCGAGCAGGTCAGCAAAACCTACGCCGATGGCCAGCCGCCGGCGCTGGATAACGTGTCGTTGCAGATTGCCGACGGTTCGATCTTCGGGATCGTGGGGCGGAGCGGGGCGGGCAAGAGTACTTTGCTGCGTTGCCTGAACCTGCTGGAGCGCCCGACCTCCGGGCGTATCCTCATGGACGGCCAGGACCTGACGCTGCTCAGTGACAAGCAACTGCGCCAGCAACGCCAGCGTATCGGCATGATCTTCCAGGGTTTCAACCTGCTGCATTCACGCAACGTCGCCGACAATGTGGCGGTGCCCCTGGAAATCGCCGGCCAGCCCAAGGCCGAGCGCGTTGCCCGGGTCAAGGAGTTGCTGGAACTGGTCGGCCTGAGTGACAAGGCGCTGGCGTTTCCGTCGCAACTGTCCGGCGGCCAGAAGCAGCGCGTCGGCATCGCCCGGGCACTGGCGGCGCGCCCGGATTATTTGCTGTCGGACGAAGCCACCAGCGCCCTCGACCCGGAAACCACCGCGTCGATCCTGGAACTGCTGCGCAGTATCAATCGGCAACTGGGGGTGACCATCGTGTTGATCACCCACGAGCTGGATGTGGTCAAGGCTATCTGCGACAGCGCGGTGTCCCTGGCCAATGGGCGTGTGGTGGAAAGCGGCAGCCTGATTCAATTGCAGGCCGATCCCGCCTCAAGCCTGGGCCGCTCACTGGCCCCCAGCCTGCCAGCGGTGAGGGCAGTATGA
- a CDS encoding sigma-54-dependent Fis family transcriptional regulator, with the protein MNRPHGHPTPILTLPQGEKDPLSIRAKALVFADPRSLQLLEYLQRVGPSEAPVLINGETGTGKELVARYIHSASGRTGAFVPVNCGAISENLAESEFFGHEAGSFSGASGRRIGWFEEADGGTLFLDEIGDLPLPLQVKLLRVLQEQEVVRVGSRKPIKINIRLVTATNIDLEQAVEAGNFRLDLFYRINVAQVQVLPLRERPLDILPLVEHFRRLYSARLKIAEPMLSESATQALLDYPWPGNIRELENVVHLALLVAGDRPIMPSHLKFSAGLSAMHASVNSGAPRIPQEVVREQLLRLFEVPGDSLLHDIEDLIVREAFAFCGFNQLRTAELLGVTRNAMRTLLVNHGMLKGRVKP; encoded by the coding sequence ATGAACCGTCCCCACGGGCATCCCACGCCGATCCTGACTTTGCCCCAGGGCGAAAAAGACCCGTTGTCGATTCGCGCCAAGGCACTGGTTTTTGCCGACCCGCGTTCCCTGCAACTGCTCGAATATTTGCAACGTGTCGGCCCCAGTGAAGCGCCGGTGTTGATCAATGGCGAGACCGGCACCGGCAAGGAGCTGGTGGCGCGCTATATCCACAGCGCCAGCGGCCGCACCGGTGCGTTTGTGCCGGTGAACTGTGGGGCCATCAGCGAGAACCTTGCGGAAAGCGAATTTTTTGGGCATGAGGCCGGCTCGTTTTCCGGGGCCTCGGGGCGGCGGATCGGCTGGTTTGAAGAAGCCGATGGCGGGACCCTGTTCCTCGATGAGATCGGTGACTTGCCGCTGCCGTTGCAGGTGAAGCTGCTGCGGGTATTGCAGGAGCAGGAAGTGGTGCGAGTGGGGTCGCGCAAGCCGATCAAGATCAATATCCGGCTGGTGACGGCCACCAACATCGACCTGGAGCAGGCGGTGGAGGCGGGCAACTTTCGTCTTGACCTGTTCTATCGCATCAACGTGGCGCAGGTGCAGGTGTTGCCGTTGCGTGAGCGGCCGCTGGATATCCTGCCGTTGGTTGAGCATTTTCGGCGGCTCTACAGTGCCAGGCTGAAAATCGCTGAGCCGATGTTGTCGGAGTCGGCGACCCAGGCGTTGCTGGATTATCCGTGGCCGGGGAATATTCGTGAGCTGGAGAATGTGGTGCACCTGGCGCTTTTGGTGGCTGGGGACAGGCCGATCATGCCGTCGCACTTGAAGTTTTCTGCGGGGCTGAGTGCGATGCATGCCAGCGTTAACAGCGGGGCGCCGAGGATTCCGCAGGAGGTGGTGCGGGAGCAGTTGCTGCGGTTGTTCGAGGTGCCGGGGGATTCGTTGTTGCACGATATCGAGGATTTGATCGTGCGGGAGGCGTTTGCGTTTTGTGGGTTTAATCAGTTGCGTACGGCGGAGTTGTTGGGGGTGACGCGCAATGCCATGCGGACGCTTTTGGTGAATCATGGGATGCTCAAGGGGCGGGTTAAACCCTGA
- a CDS encoding ATP-binding protein has product MTLTFRWPRTLAAQLTVIFIVSLLCANALSFSAQFYERYMSARSVMLGNLENDVSTSIAILDRLPAAERASWLPRLDRNAYRYLLNAGEPGEPMASDNVPMAATSISDALGEHYPLTFRDIPGLQKHFQAHLTLADGSPVTIDVYPKPIPFAFWLPVVLVLQLMVLLVCTWIAVRIAIRPLTRLARAVETLDPNARPTPLDETGPTEVAHAAAAFNEMQKRIAEYLKERMQILAAISHDLQTPITRMKLRAEFMEDSVDREKLWSDLGEMEHLVREGVAYARSVHGSTEASCRIDLDAFLDSLVFDYQDMNKQVSLTGKSAVVLDTRPHALRRVLVNLVDNALKFAGEAQLEVGSTAAGELSIKVLDRGPGIAEDELVQVMQPFYRVESSRNRGTGGTGLGLAIAQQLAVAIGGELTLSNRDGGGLCAQVRLEL; this is encoded by the coding sequence ATGACCCTCACGTTCCGCTGGCCGCGCACCCTCGCGGCGCAACTGACGGTAATTTTCATCGTCAGCCTGCTGTGCGCCAACGCCCTGTCGTTCAGTGCGCAGTTCTATGAGCGCTACATGAGTGCCCGCAGCGTAATGCTGGGCAACCTGGAAAACGACGTATCGACGTCGATCGCGATCCTCGACCGCCTGCCCGCCGCCGAGCGTGCCAGCTGGCTGCCGCGCCTCGACCGCAACGCCTACCGCTACCTGCTGAATGCCGGCGAACCCGGCGAGCCGATGGCCAGCGACAACGTGCCCATGGCCGCGACGTCGATTTCCGATGCGTTGGGCGAGCACTACCCGCTGACGTTCCGCGACATCCCGGGCCTGCAAAAACACTTCCAGGCGCACCTGACCCTGGCCGATGGCAGCCCGGTCACGATTGATGTCTATCCCAAGCCGATCCCGTTTGCGTTCTGGCTGCCGGTGGTACTGGTGCTGCAACTGATGGTGTTGCTGGTGTGCACCTGGATCGCCGTGCGCATCGCCATCCGCCCGCTGACACGCCTGGCACGGGCAGTGGAAACCCTCGACCCGAATGCCCGCCCGACGCCGCTGGACGAAACCGGCCCCACCGAGGTGGCGCATGCGGCGGCGGCGTTCAACGAAATGCAGAAACGGATTGCCGAGTACCTCAAGGAGCGCATGCAGATTCTGGCGGCGATCTCCCATGACTTGCAGACGCCGATCACCCGCATGAAATTGCGTGCCGAGTTCATGGAGGACTCGGTGGACCGGGAAAAGCTCTGGAGTGACCTGGGGGAAATGGAGCATCTGGTGCGCGAGGGTGTGGCTTACGCTCGCAGTGTGCATGGGTCGACCGAGGCCAGTTGCCGGATCGACCTGGATGCGTTTCTCGACAGCCTGGTGTTTGATTACCAGGACATGAACAAGCAAGTGAGTTTGACCGGTAAAAGCGCGGTGGTTTTGGATACGCGGCCCCATGCGTTGCGTCGGGTGCTGGTGAACCTGGTGGACAACGCGCTGAAATTTGCCGGGGAGGCGCAGTTGGAGGTGGGGTCGACGGCGGCGGGTGAGCTTTCGATCAAGGTGCTGGACCGGGGGCCGGGGATTGCCGAGGATGAACTGGTGCAGGTGATGCAGCCGTTTTACCGGGTGGAGAGTTCGCGTAATCGTGGCACTGGTGGTACAGGGCTGGGGTTGGCGATTGCCCAGCAACTGGCGGTGGCGATTGGTGGGGAGTTGACCCTGAGCAACCGGGACGGCGGGGGGTTGTGTGCGCAGGTTCGGCTGGAGCTGTGA
- a CDS encoding MetQ/NlpA family ABC transporter substrate-binding protein produces the protein MLKKTALALAVLIASFDAQAAEALRVAADPIPHAQILEYVQKLDPQLQLKIIEIPNGVNSNELLAHGDVDANYFQHLPYLHSQEQALGQKFTVAATVHIEPLGIYSHRHTSFAQVPDKGTVAVPNNVTNLSRALYLLQANGLITLKPGFNDPAKDQATPKDIAENPRHLKILEIESPQIPRALDDVDLAVINGNYALEAGLSPAKDALGLEKAQGNPYANILVTTPKLQDDPRIKQLAKDLNSPEVAKFITEKYAGSVIPVAIE, from the coding sequence ATGCTCAAGAAAACAGCCCTGGCCCTGGCCGTCCTGATTGCCTCCTTCGACGCCCAGGCCGCCGAGGCCCTGCGTGTGGCGGCGGACCCGATTCCCCACGCGCAAATCCTCGAATACGTGCAGAAGCTCGACCCGCAGCTGCAGCTGAAAATCATCGAAATCCCCAACGGCGTGAACTCCAATGAACTGCTGGCCCACGGTGATGTGGACGCCAACTACTTCCAGCACTTGCCGTACCTGCACTCCCAGGAACAGGCTCTCGGCCAGAAATTCACAGTGGCGGCCACCGTGCATATCGAGCCGCTGGGTATCTATTCCCATCGCCACACCAGCTTTGCCCAGGTGCCGGATAAAGGCACCGTGGCCGTGCCCAACAACGTCACCAACCTGAGCCGTGCGCTGTACCTGCTGCAAGCCAACGGCCTGATCACGCTCAAGCCCGGTTTCAACGACCCGGCCAAGGACCAGGCAACGCCCAAGGACATTGCCGAGAACCCCAGGCACCTGAAGATCCTCGAGATCGAATCACCACAGATTCCTCGTGCCCTGGATGATGTCGACCTCGCCGTGATCAATGGCAACTACGCCCTCGAGGCCGGCCTGTCACCGGCCAAGGATGCCCTTGGGCTGGAAAAAGCCCAGGGCAATCCCTACGCGAATATCCTCGTGACCACCCCGAAATTGCAGGACGACCCACGGATCAAACAGCTGGCCAAGGATCTGAATTCGCCGGAGGTGGCCAAGTTCATCACCGAGAAATATGCAGGCTCGGTGATTCCGGTAGCTATCGAATGA